The DNA sequence CGGTGCTGCCCGAGTCCTGAGCCGGTTACGCGCGGGTATTACAACAGTGCGCGCGCGGCGTTGACGATCAGCGCGATCAGCACCAGCGACGACAGCGCGAAGATCGAGAAGCGCACCTCGATCTTGTTCCAGGTCGCCTGCACCAGGCTGTGCAGCACGCGCAGGCCGACATAGGCCCAGGCCAGCGTCAGGTTGAGGCCCGTGCCCTGGTCCAGCAAGGCCAGCGCCAGAGCGATCGCGTAGAAGATCGTCGGCTGCTCCATCAGGTGGTTGTAGTTGTCGGCCTTCCAGCGCACCGCCGGC is a window from the Nevskiales bacterium genome containing:
- a CDS encoding MAPEG family protein: MSAHSPILAPVVALVAWSMVMWTWMYLTRIPAIQKMNLKLDPTVPPRDLMNRLPPAVRWKADNYNHLMEQPTIFYAIALALALLDQGTGLNLTLAWAYVGLRVLHSLVQATWNKIEVRFSIFALSSLVLIALIVNAARALL